The region TTTAGCCTTGCATAAAGCGGACACTAATGGAACCGACGCTATGTTGTTTCAAAACCATGAAAAGTCAATATTATGTTTAGCGTTGGCCGGTCCGACtctaaagtcaacaaaaaaaGTCAACAGATAGCGTCCGTGTCACCGACACTAAAGTCAACATAGAAAAGTCTATACTAATATTTAGCCTTGCATACACCGACTCTAAAGTCAACAAAAAAGGACAATAACGGGTTGCAACATGACAACCTCACTCGAACAAATTTTTTCAATCCACAATATCATATTTATGGTAAAACATTTGGAAAAATTTTAAACATTCGTGAAAGTAACTACAAAAGTTCTACCCACATTAACTTTCAAAAAACATACACAAAAAGTAATCACATCCGAGATTAATTCGTTCTACTAAAAGTACAAGATCAATCTTCATCTAATGATTGATCATCCAAATCGTCATCATAATGATGAGAATGTGATACAAAAGTTGAAGTGTCAAATTTCTTCATCATAAATTCCTTCCAAGCATTCATCTCCCTCTCCATCCTTTGTGCAGTCTCGGTAGCAGCTTTTGCAGCCTCGGTAGCAGCTCGCATTGCTTCGTTAGCCTCTTGTAATTGGGTCGTTGCAGCCTCGGCAATTTGTTCAGCTCTAATTCTAGCTGCTCTTTCAGCTTCTAATGACATCCCAAACATAGAGTGTTGAGGAGTTTGAGATTGTTGGGTAAAACTTTTTGATCCACGTTTTAGATTAATAGCTAAATCTGCAGCGCCATAAACCCGACCACGGTTACGGCCCCCAGCAGCCTCTGTCCATAGCTGATTTACACGCTCTCCATCTAACACCTGAACAACCTCTCATTTCCCTTCTTCAGTTGGCTGAAGTTCTGCATCAAACTTCTCTTTAAAAGTCTTCTGCATAACAAAACATTATAATGCTAAGTTAGTGCTCTGTTAAGAATTTAGAGATGATAtgttggttagaagttagtgCTCTGTTAAGAATTGTTAGAATTTGTTAAATGTTGTAAAAGGTTGAATCAGTTAACTATTTATAATGCTAAGTTTGTTTGAGTTACATAGTTAGTAATAGTTAGTTTCCTAATTGATTTTCAACCTGCGTTTCAATTTCAAAAAACTGCAGCAACAACAACTTAACCAAATTTGTTCAATCACATTCATTTCCTAATTGATTCAATAACTTCGTAATTCAATAAAATGCCAACAGTAATAACCATCCTATTTAATATTCAAATAAGTGTGACAATAATGCATAATCAATTAACAGTAGGTTTTCATAAATCATGAATCAAATCAATTTGCACCACAAGATTGCTAGCATTTTCATGTGACTGAACTAATTAAGCTAGTTTCCATTTGATCAAAATCGACTTAGTAAACTCATGCATCTAGAAGGTAATATATGTGACAGAATTTCATTTTCAATGGAATCGATTCCCTAGCAGAATTCAACTTGTCCAAACATCTAACAAATTAACTCTAACCGAATTAACATTCCAACTGTCATCTAACAGAAGTTATAATTAATTGCATTTTAACAACTCTTTCCTAACTTCACTCACAGTGTAACAACCAAAcaaaaaaactaataaaaaatatTACTAACTATGCTCCTTGTTGATTAATAGAACGAATTATCACAAAAGTTAGAGTTAGTTTACATGGATAGAGTTAGCAGTTTTGAAACTCTATTAGAATTATATACCAACCTTAATTGGACTGCAAGTAAAAAAAATAGTTCGAATTAGTGGTTAGCATATGGTTAATTGAATGTTTGATTTCTGTTAGTGTTAGGAGTTTTTTTTTGCAGAGGTGCAAGCATTTTGAAATTGGTGGTGATAAGAAGGGAAAGGGAACATCTCTGTTTTAGGTGGTGGATTAGAATTTTACAGTATAACTGTGTTTTTCTATTGTTCAAATCCCTGTCTTTTTGATTTTGCAGTTGTTGTTTGAGATTTTTGTTCGGATATTTCTAATGGATTTATTACTTTTCTTAAATTTATGCCATTTGCCTGTTTTTTCGttttattttactgttatatTGTTTAATTGGAAGCCTAGTTTATCATTAGTTTTATTATGCTCTCACCAAATCATCTCTCTTTAATTAATGGATGTTGTATTATGAAAAACCAGTAACATAATGTGTATATGGAATCGTATGATGTACTATTCATTTTCATTCAGATAAATAGTTGGATATATTAAAAGGTGTTCTAATGAGTAATCACACTTCTGTTTTTGACTTGAATCAATGATATCTATACTTGTTGCAGCAAATATTTGTTAGTGTTAGGACTGCAAGTAAAACTGATATCTATACTTGTTGCAGCAAATATTTGTTAGTGTTAGGACTGTTAGTGTtaggtgtaacaccccgaataaaataagagaattatttaaattaagttaataatatatttattaatttaattaaataaattgaattattggattattattattattattatttggaataataattagtggaaaatatataagttggaataagagaaaagggttttcatttttggtaaagagttttcacgtgaaacagagaagcggctgaaaagtggaaagtggagaaagggcaaagaggaagagctagagagcaaaggttgaagaacggaaaagcttgaagcttagagattgccggattatctcaggtaaggggggtttatcgtcgtttaatgggtattatagattaacatgtcatgggtagtgataaaccgttgaagtgaccctaattgggatgttgaatgctgaaatattgtgatgaataagttgtattaaagctgtaattgagtccgtaattgtgtgagtcgtgttcccccgaacgtatagctttttacggaaattgaatcggaggtccggaagtcctccaacggcggaaaatgcggagaactctgcattctgccttgtgttagcgcaggaactgctgttttgtctgcgttaaccggttaacccagggcgttaaccggttaacactgttatattttatggaaatgtgttgttttgcctgcgttaaccggttaacccagggcgttaaccggttaacactgttgcgtttttccaggaagtgtgttttgtcctgcgttaaccggttaacctagggcgttaaccggttaacactgttggaaaagtgaaaaattgatattttaatgttgtgagCATAATTGGTGATTTGCCTAGGTTGGTGTGTGACATAGTAGGGATTGAGTTATGTTATGAAGTAATATTGTAGTCAATTTTGATGAGTAAAATTTGTTGGTTTGTGTTATAAAGTGTCGATgcaagtatgactgagttgttaagttgttccgtgtacggaaagttgttaaaaatactgagttgtaggcttgatgagccaaagttgattataagttgattatgttgaaaaccttgttgtgttgctattattattatgttgtcggaattgtaaagtcgtgtatgccatgtacattcatatgcattaagtcggagctttgctcacaccacgttggcctagattggcaaattttaagttgaaagttgaaggcttatgccttgatgcccaataaaatggcaatgattttaagttgggagttttactccgattggtaccacatgcatgacgagtcgagtctcatttgagttgcattttatgttgttattgagttgcattttacgttgttattgagtatgataattgagttgatgtgccgttactgaatgcatgatatgattagggtgattaacgtgtaaatttacttagcattacatgatgatttataatgcttattatatcgattgaggaactcacccttacaactatttttcaggtaacgagcagtgagtgagtagaagctagtgcttggagtctagtgtggtctccttagtgggtcatgctctgatagatgtaacatcgggacgggatgttttaacttgttgaataattttaggtgtaatgtattacatatgttgaatgatctctatctgctgcgtattttgcaagaagtgtttatgttgaattaaataatgagcatgactgatttttatggtgaaatgtgtgaagtgttgtgtgacacccttaactgcaataattactctgatttatatatttgttgttgtaaattaaatatttggggtattttagaagggtgttacattaggACTGCAAGTAAAATAAATATCAAACAGCACAGCAAACTGATTGCAGGAATTTCAAACTGATAGTTAAACATAGGACTTGTGCTATTATATCTAACTTACATTAGACTATAAAAATGGATAACTAGATCCTTTTTGGAGAGTTTAATTTGAATAAGTCTGCTTCTGAAAGCATGGATGCAAATATTGATGCAGTAAAATTTACGAGAACTTACATAAGTAGATGCAGCACGACTGTCAACCCATTCACCATTTTTCCTCTTGTGTGTTTTTAAAAATAACTCATCGGGACGCAGATCCCTTTGAAGTTCACGTGACtacaaaaatcaaataatccaaTAATCAATACAGAATACGAGTAAAACTGTCAAGATATAAAGAATcttcataataataataatttgttaGGATTTTATTACTTACAAGTTGAAGTGCAACATCAATATGAGCCTTACGGCCTGTGGTGTGGACTGCTCCGCCTCTTGCGGAAGCTCGATTGGTCTTGTTTTGAGAAGACACAGCCCAAAACTCGGTCTTTTTCCAATAAGTTTGAAGTTCAACCCAAGCATCATCACCAATCCATGAAGGTCGAGTCCCTTTTCTCCTCGCCTTCCCCAACATGTCGTTTAATCgttttcttcttttttttcaaaTGCACTATAGACAAATGCATGATCGAAAGGATCCCACGAAACCTTCTcctaaaaataattaaaatcacaTAATTAATATTAATAACCAATTAGTTacttttttaaatataatttgaTCAACTTAAGTGACAAAAGTCAATAAATACTTACTCCAAACAACTTAAACCAATCAGCTTTCATATCAGGATCGAGTGCAGACCAATGATGTATAGGTTTATAAAATTGTTTGCGTATCGCATAATTAATGGCACCAGCAACTTCTTTGGCAGGAACTAGCCTACAAAATACAATAATAAAACTACTAATTATTAAGAATCATATGGATAGTAATATTCTCAACTTTCTTAACAGGTTATATATATTTTAGACAAAATACAATAATAAAACTACTAAATTATTAAATTATGAGAATATATATGACTTACCCAGTACCAGATGGTTTTATAATAACTTTCCCATTCTCATCTATTGTTGGCACAAGAGGGGTAATAGTTTCTTGACCCACCGCCTCATCCTCATCAGCATCCACATCTTCCTCCTCTGCCAAATTGAAGGGCTAGCCATTGTTTGAAGGTTTATACTTTGAGGGCCAGCCATTGTTTGATGGCTTAAAGTTGGAGTAGGCATAAAACTGAATTTCTCAGAGGTAGTGGCATGAACAGGTACTACAGTTGGAGCTGGTGTTGGCATCGACGATGCAGCCTGCACAGACGATGCTGCCTGAGCTGGTGTTGGCATCGACGATGCATCCTGCACGGACGATGCTGCCTGAGCTGGTGTTGGCATCAACGATGCAGCCTGCACACACGATTTTTTAGAAGCTGATGTTGGCATTGATGATGCAACCTGCACGGACGATGCTTCCTGAGCTGGTGTTGGCATCGACGATGCAGCCTGCACAGATGATTTTTTCGAAGCTGATGTCGGCATCGACGATGCAACCTGCACGGACGGTGCTGCCTGAGCTGGTGTTGGTGCCGATGATGCATCCTGCATAGACAATGTTGTTTGAGCAGGTTTCCTAACGATATGCTTCTTGTTAATTATGCGATTTCGTTCTTCTTGAAGTTTTCCTGGTGCTAATACCTTAGCTTTTCCACCTCTTTTAGTCATCTGTTGTcataaaaataaaaggattagTCAGTCTCACACTCTTAACAGTATCATAACATTATCAAATGCAGTTTCTGATAAAATtaaaagtaaaagaaaagatgtggcgagtataatattaaattaattttaGTTCAACAAATGCATAGTAAAGTCACTGCAAATTATTTCATCAATTGTGAAAGCATCACTTCTGAAAACAACAAAAAGCACACATCCTGCAAAATATCTTGGGTATGTGCATAGAACTACATAGAAGATACCATAGACATTTGGAAGATGCAACAAAGGAGCGTGAAAACTATCATGTTGGAAAGAATGCATAAGATACATTTACACAACAGTGGATATGATAATATAAAATAATTCCTCGCAAATGTAATTTAACAGTCTATACTTGGCAGCATCAAGTTACAATGATATATCAAAATGAAAAGTTTAGTACGATATCCTACCTGCATCTGATTGAAGGAAAAGGTTGCAAAGTGGGAAACAGAAATGCAACCGAAAAAGGACAAAATAGAAAGTACTCACAAGTCATCagaaaatcaattaatcaaggAAATCTACAGTGTTCAAATATTCCATTATAGAAACCCTGTAATCATATCATACATACCAGTATTTTCAGGTTCACCAATATCAAAAAAAGTGTTGAGTAATTCAAGGATGCAAATATCTGCCTAAGCATCAAGTAATTCAAGGATATTAGAAATGGAGCCATTTCAAATACAAAGGAATGCTGCTAACAAAGGAGGGGTAAACAAAGAAAAAGTTCTCTACAGGGAAAAGATAAATGCACAGCGACTTAATTTATCTTCATCAATGCCCTCTATCTGCTTCACTAGTAGAGCAATCAAAAATCTCTTCAAACACATCTAATTGTGACATGTCACGCAAACAAGATATTGCTTCAATTTCTACATTGGGTAGCGTCGGTAACATCCCATCAGATTGATAAGGTACTTCATCCTCTATGTTGTCAATCTCTACGCGACCCCTTGGTTTTGTGGTGATTGCCGCACACCATCCACGCATATCTCTACACATTTCTGGATATGGGACATAATACACTTGTCTTGCATTTTGCGCAAGGATGAAAGGATCATAAGGACGATAACGTTTATCCATCTTAATATCCACAGTTTTATATTGTGGGTGAACCTTTGTGCCCGTATTCCTTGTTGGATCAAACCATTCACAATAAAAAACTGGAATCTTATGCTTCAGACCAAAGTAATCTAGCTCAAAGATATGTTTGATTATTCCATAAAAATCAGTATTTCCTCCTTCTGCAAGACCTTTCACGTGCACACCACAATTGCTAGTTTTTCTACCTTTGCTCCATCCTTCAGTATGAAACTTGTACCCATTGATAAAATACATGTTCCATGATATGGCCATTGATGCAGGACTGCGAGACAAGGCAATTATATCTTGGTTAGTAACTCCATTTGTCTCCTCATTTACATATTTCTTCAGCCATATGGGAAACTCTATATGTATGCGCCCAGATGAATCTTCTATATCTAGAGAGTGGTTCTCTAAGAATATGCTGAAATAAATCACACGATTCATAAGTAAATATCTATTATGATATGCATCAATAATTTGATTGAATATATTATGATGCACACTTACTCAAGATATGGTTTAACCTCATCACAATTTATCAAGACATGCACATGTGAAGACTTCCATTCCTTATCAGATAGAAAATATTTTCGTGACTTCCCACTTGGTCGACCGCCACTTTGTAGAATGGACATTGTAGGTAGAATGTCATCATTGTCTAAATGAGGTTTGTTACTAAGATTTATGGTTGGCAACAAACGGAAAGAGTTGAAATAATGAGAGCAAAAGTAATTTGTCTCGCGATGTATATAATCACTGCATATGGAACCTTCAACTCTAGCCTTATTTGTCACTGCCCTCTTTGAGACTCCCATAAATCTGTACATTCAATCATTCCACGTTTATTAATTTATGATAAACATGCAATAACTTAATAAAATCAACCACAACAATTACCTTTCGAATGGATACATCCATCGGTACTGTACTAGACCACCTAGAATTGCTTCTTTGG is a window of Lathyrus oleraceus cultivar Zhongwan6 chromosome 6, CAAS_Psat_ZW6_1.0, whole genome shotgun sequence DNA encoding:
- the LOC127094144 gene encoding uncharacterized protein LOC127094144 translates to MLGKARRKGTRPSWIGDDAWVELQTYWKKTEFWAVSSQNKTNRASARGGAVHTTGRKAHIDVALQLSRELQRDLRPDELFLKTHKRKNGEWVDSRAASTYVLDGERVNQLWTEAAGGRNRGRVYGAADLAINLKRGSKSFTQQSQTPQHSMFGMSLEAERAARIRAEQIAEAATTQLQEANEAMRAATEAAKAATETAQRMEREMNAWKEFMMKKFDTSTFVSHSHHYDDDLDDQSLDED
- the LOC127094145 gene encoding pollen-specific leucine-rich repeat extensin-like protein 2; protein product: MTKRGGKAKVLAPGKLQEERNRIINKKHIVRKPAQTTLSMQDASSAPTPAQAAPSVQVASSMPTSASKKSSVQAASSMPTPAQEASSVQVASSMPTSASKKSCVQAASLMPTPAQAASSVQDASSMPTPAQAASSVQAASSMPTPAPTVVPVHATTSEKFSFMPTPTLSHQTMAGPQSINLQTMASPSIWQRRKMWMLMRMRRLVPAKEVAGAINYAIRKQFYKPIHHWSALDPDMKADWFKLFGEKVSWDPFDHAFVYSAFEKKEEND